A single genomic interval of Helianthus annuus cultivar XRQ/B chromosome 13, HanXRQr2.0-SUNRISE, whole genome shotgun sequence harbors:
- the LOC110871732 gene encoding membrane steroid-binding protein 1, with product MAVEFLETLEQSITAYTGLSPNTFFTVIAAGIAVYYIFSVLFGGSSDHHQHRPRSFEEDVQPLPPPVQLGEISEEELKAYDGTDPQKPLLMAIKSQIYDVSQSRMFYGPGGPYALFAGKDASRALAKMSFEEKDLNGDLTGLGAFELDALQDWEYKFMSKYVKVGTIKKPEGAPEASTAAEPTESTAAEPTEPTAAAAHAAESTEPTEAKEEKEEASTVVEAGKDD from the exons ATGGCAGTAGAATTCCTGGAGACTCTAGAACAATCCATAACCGCCTACACCGGACTCTCTCCCAACACCTTCTTCACCGTAATCGCCGCCGGTATCGCCGTCTACTACATCTTCTCCGTTTTGTTCGGAGGATCCTCCGATCACCACCAACACCGGCCAAGATCTTTCGAAGAAGATGTGCAGCCTCTTCCGCCACCGGTCCAGCTCGGCGAGATCTCCGAAGAGGAGCTGAAAGCCTACGACGGCACCGATCCCCAAAAACCTCTTCTTATGGCCATCAAAAGCCAGATCTATGATGTCTCACAAAGCAG GATGTTTTACGGGCCAGGTGGGCCATATGCACTGTTTGCCGGAAAAGATGCTAGCAGGGCTCTTGCAAAAATGTCATTCGAGGAAAAAGATTTGAACGGTGATCTCACTGGTCTTGGTGCATTCGAGCTTGACGCATTGCAAGATTGGGAATACAAGTTCATGAGCAAGTACGTCAAAGTTGGAACCATTAAGAAACCCGAAGGTGCACCCGAGGCATCAACTGCAGCCGAGCCCACCGAGTCAACTGCAGCCGAACCCACTGAGCCAACCGCAGCTGCTGCTCATGCTGCAGAGTCTACAGAGCCCACAGAAGCGAAAGAGGAAAAGGAAGAAGCTTCAACCGTAGTGGAAGCTGGCAAGGATGATTAG